The genomic interval GAGTGGGGCGCGATGATCAAGGCTGTTCTTGCTGATTTGGAGGCGGGCGTTCCCGTAGGGGAGATTGCCGTCGCCTTTCACCGGACGCTCGTTGATTTGATCGCCACCGTCGCCGCGCAAAACCAGATTGAGCAGGTTGTGATGAGCGGCGGGTGTTTCCAAAACAAACGACTTCTCGAAAGCAGCATCGCCCGCTTACAAAACGATGGCTTTCGCCCCTATTGGTCGCAGTGCATCCCCCCCAACGATGGAGGCATTGCCTTAGGGCAAATTGTGGCGGCAGGGCGACAAAGGATCACACCATGTGTTTAGCCGTCCCCGGTCAATTAATCAGTGTTGATGAAAATCCCCCGCTTATGCGCATGGGGAAAGTCAACTTTGGCGGCATTTTCAAGGATGTTCACCTTGCCTATGTGCCAGAGGCGAAGCCCGGTGATTATGTCTTGGTTCATGTCGGCTTTGCCCTGAGTATTATTGATGAAACCGAAGCGAATCGCGTGTTCGAGTATTTGCGGCAAATGGATGAGTTGGCGGAATTATTGCAGTAGCTTCGCTGATTGGACTGCAATCAGCCTTCTTACAAGGACTGCGGGCTGAATGGTTTTTGTCGCCTGACCAGCACCATCTCCCGCATCAACACATACAGCCTGATGAGAAATGCGATCAACGAATAAGGGAGCAATCTCCCTAAAAAATGCTATAGGAGGGTCGCTCGATGCGTGAACCAACGTTTATCACCCTTGATGGGAATGAAGCTGTGGCGAGGGTTGCCTTTAAACTGAACGAAGTGATTGCCATTTACCCGATTACGCCCTCATCGGCTATGGGCGAATGGGCAGATGAATGGGCAGCCAACGGGCAGCGCAACCTGTGGAACACCGTTCCAAGCGTGGTTGAAATGCAGAGCGAGGGTGGCGCAGCCGGCGCTATTCACGGCGCGTTGCAGGCAGGGGCGCTCACGACGACCTTCACCGCCTCGCAAGGGTTGCTCTTGATGATCCCCAACATGTACAAGATTGCTGGTGAACTGACGGCAACCGTCTTTCATGTGGCGGCGCGTTCGCTGGCAGCGCAGGGGTTATCCATCTTTGGCGATCACAGTGATGTTATGGCGGCACGTGCTACTGGCTTTGCCTTGCTTGCCTCAAATTCTGTCCAAGAGGCGCAGGATTTCGCCCTGATTGCCCATGCCGCGACGCTCAAAGCGCGTGTGCCATTCATCCATTTCTTCGATGGTTTTCGCACCTCTCATGAGATTGCCAAAATCGATTTGCTCGACGATGATGACGTGCGGGCAATGATCGATGATTCCCTTGTTTTGGCGCACCGCGCCCGCGCCCTCTCGCCCGACCGCCCCGTACTGCGCGGGACAGCGCAAAACCCCGATGTTTACTTCCAAGCGCGGGAGACGGTCAATCCCTATTACGCGGAGTGTCCAGGCATTGTCCAAGAGGCGATGGATCGTTTTGCCGCCCTGACCGGACGCCAGTATCGCCTCTTTGACTATCATGGCGCACCAGACGCCACACATGTCATTGTCCTGATGGGGTCGGGGGCAGAAGCTGTTCACGAAACGGTTGATTATCTGCGTGGTCAGGGCGAAAAGGTCGGTGTGCTGAAAGTCCACCTCTATCGCCCCTTTGATGTGCAGTGCTTTGCGGCGGCACTTCCCCCGACGGTGGAGCGTCTTGCCGTCCTTGACCGCACCAAAGAGCCGGGCAGCGCCGGCGAACCGCTTTATGTTGATGTTCTGACGGCGCTTTACGAAGTGGGGCGCACGGGAATCACCGTTGTTGGCGGGCGTTACGGGCTTTCCTCCAAAGAATTTAACCCGCCAATGATCCGCGCTGTCTTTGAAAATTTAGCGCAGCCTGAGCCAAAAAATCACTTTACCATCGGGATTCACGATGATGTCTCAGGAACGAGTTTGGCTTATGATCCAGCCTTTTCCATTGAACCAGAGAACGTCACACGGGCGTTGTTTTATGGGCTTGGCTCAGATGGCACAGTGGGCGCAAACAAGAACTCAATCAAGATCATCGGGGAAAGTACCGATCATTATGCTCAGGGCTATTTCGTTTATGACTCGAAAAAATCGGGGTCAATCACCATCTCGCACTTGCGCTTTGGGGCGCAACCCATCCGGGCGACCTACCTGATCACACAGGCAAATTTTATCGCGTGTCACCAAGCGAACTTCCTAGAGCGCTATGACATTTTGGCAGACCTCATGCCGCACGGCGTGTTCTTGCTGAACACCCCTTATGGGGCGGCAGATGTGTGGGATAGGCTGCCACGTCCGGTGCAGGAACATCTGCTTGCTAAAGAGGGGCGTTTTTACATCATTGATGGGTCCAAAGTGGCGCGAGAAAGCGGCATGGGTGGGCGCATCAATACGGTGATGCAAGTCTGCTTCTTCGCTATTTCCGGCGTGCTGCCCAAAGATGAGGCGATTGCCGCCATCAAACATTCGGTTGAAGAAACGTATGGCAAAAAGGGCGGCGACATTGTGGCGATGAACCTTGCCGCGGTGGATCGCACCCTTGATAACCTGATTGAAGTGCCGCTTCCCGCCGCACTCACCAGTCGCCTGAACTTGACTCCGCCAGTGGCGGCGGGTGCGTCGCCCTTCGTGCGCGATGTATTGGGGACGATGATCGCCCGTCGCGGCGATAGTCTCGCCGTGAGCCAGCTTCCGGCGGATGGGACATACCCAACAGGGACAGCGCAGTACGAAAAGCGAAACTTGGCTGAGGAAATCCCCGTTTGGGACGCCGAACTGTGCATCCAGTGTGGAAAATGTGCGCTGGTCTGCCCCCATGCAGTCATTCGCATTAAGACCTATGAGCCAGCGTCACTGGCGGGTGCGCCGGAGACCTTCAAGGCAACCGATGCACGGGATACGGAATGGAAGGGCTTGAAGTACACCATTCAGGTTTCGCCGGAAGACTGCACCGGCTGCGGGATTTGTGTCGATGTGTGTCCGGTCAAGAGCAAATCGGCGGCAAATTACAAGGCGATCAACATGCGCCCACAGCCGCCGATCCGTGCCGAAGAAAACGAAAACTGGGCGTTTTTCACCGCGCTCCCAGAACTAGATCGCCGCCTGATCAAAATCAGCAGCATCCGTCAGCAGCAGGTTCAGCAACCGCTCTTTGAGTTCTCTGGCGCGTGTGCGGGCTGCGGCGAAACGCCCTACCTCAAGCTGATCTCACAACTTTTCGGAGATCGCTCCCTGATTGCCAACGCAACAGGCTGTTCTTCCATTTATGGCGGCAACCTCCCGACAACCCCTTGGGCAAAGAACAGCGAAGGGCGCGGACCGGCGTGGGCAAATTCGCTCTTTGAGGATAACGCTGAGTTTGGCTTGGGAATGCGCGTCGCCCTTGATAAACAGATAGATTATGCCTGCGAGCTGCTCAAACGGATGGCTGGTGAGTTGGGCGAGGATGTTGTTAGCGCCCTGCTCAACGCCGACCAAACCGACGAAGCGGGCATTTACGACCAGCGTGAGCGGGTCAGCCAGCTTAAGGCAGCCCTTGAGCAGAGTACGCACCGCGAAGCGGGCTTGCTGCGCTCTCTTGCCGATGTGTTGGTAAAGAAAGATGTGTGGATCGTCGGCGGCGATGGATGGGCATATGACATTGGGTTCGGCGGCTTGGATCATGTCCTTGCCAGCGGACGAAATGTGAATGTACTGGTCATGGATACAGAGGTCTACTCGAACACGGGTGGGCAGATGTCGAAGGCAACCCCACGTGGCGCGGTGGCAAAGTTTGCCTCTGGGGGCAAGGCTGCCGGGAAAAAAGACCTCGGACTGATCGCCATGTCCTACGGGAACATCTATGTGGCGCGGGTGGCGCTTGGCGGCAAAGATGAGCAAACACTCCGCGCTTTCATTGAAGCGGAAGCCTATCAGGGTCCGTCTCTGATCATCGCCTATAGCCACTGCATTGCACACGGCATCACCATGTCAACGGCGATGAAGAATCAAAAGGCGGCGGTGGATTCCGGTCAATGGCTGCTCTACCGCTACAACCCGAATCATGTTGAGCAAGGCGAAAATCCGCTCACGCTAGACTCCAAACTACCGAAAATCCCTGTCAAAGAGTACATGGAAATGGAAAACCGCTTCAAGATGCTCCGCTTCAGCAAGCCGGCTGTTGCCAAAGAATTGGCAGCGCTGGCACAGGTGGATGTCGAACAGCGTTGGGCGCTTTATGACTACATGGCAAAGCGCGGGCTTCCCTAAATAGAAGCACACTGAAAAGGCGGGAGTGCTTATGCTCCCGCCGCTAAAGCAGCGGGCTGAAAGCAGCCACCCCTTGGGGGTTTAAAAGATATATCCACACAGGCAGTTCTACCTTCTTCACCCCCAAAGCATTTTTGCTTGTGCTTAGAGGGAACGAAAGGGAACTAAGGAGCTACGGGAATGGACTTCTCAACGACCTACCTGCGCAAACGATTACGTTCGCCGCTGGTTGTCTCTGCCAACCCTCTGACGGAGAGCATTGACAACCTAAAGATGATGGAAGATGCCGGAGCGGGGGCAATCGTACTCTATTCACTCTTTGAGGAACAACTGCGCCACGAACAACATGCCCTTCATCACCACCTGACGCATGGGACGGAAAGCTATGCCGAGGCGCTGACCTACTTTCCAGAGCCTGTTGATTATCACACGACCTCCGATGCCTATCTAGAGCATATTCGCAAGGCAAAAGAGGCGGTCAGTATTCCGATTATCGCCAGCCTGAACGGTTCGACGGCGGGTGGCTGGACGATCTTCGCTCAGAAGATCGAGCAGGCGGGCGCGGACGGGCTAGAATTGAATCTCTACTCGATCCCCGCTGACCCAGGCTGGTCGCCAGAGGAAGTGGAGGGGGGCTATCTCGTCACCGCCCAAATTGTCAAAAGCACAATCACCATTCCGGTGGCGATCAAACTCAGCCCCTTTTTCACGAACATGGCGCATTTCGCCCGCCAACTCGATCAGCTTGATATCGATGCGCTGGTCTTGTTCAACCGCTTTTACCAGCCCGATATTGATCTAGAGACAAGCAGCGTCTATCCGCACCTGATCCTGAGTACTTCGCACGATTTACGCCTGCCGCTGCGCTGGATCGCCCTGTTGTATGGGCATTTGAAGGCAAATTTGGCGGCGACGAGCGGGATTCACAGTGCGCAGGATGCGCTGAAGGCGATCATGGCGGGGGCGAATGTGACGATGATGGCATCGGCGCTGTTGAAACACGGGATCACCCATTTGGCAAAGGTGGAACAGGATATGCGTGGGTGGATGGAGCAGCATGAATATGACTCCATCGATCAGATGTGTGGGAGTGTTAGTCAGCAACACTGCGAAAACCCCTCTGAGTTTGAGCGGGTGCAGTACATGCGGGCGCTGACAACCTACTTTCCGCGCCAAGACAGTTAAGCGTTAAATAGATAGCGTAAAGGACGCCCTCGCCATGAAATATAGTGACGAATACCGTGATGCCGAGGCAGCGCAGCGCTTTGCGAAGGCAATCCATAAAACGACCACCCGCCCCTGGACGTTGATGGAAGTCTGTGGCGGACAAACGCACGCTATTGTCAAATTTGGGATAGATGAACTGCTCCCTTCCCAAATCACCTTGCTCCATGGACCGGGCTGCCCGGTGTGTGTGACTCCTGTAGAGTTGATTGACAAGGCGACGGACATTGCCCTTCAACCGGGCGTGATTTTCACCTCGTTTGGGGATATGCTGCGCGTCCCGGGCACACGGCACGATCTCTTAACCTGTAAGGCGAGGGGCGCTGATGTGCGGATGGTCTATTCTCCCCTTGATGCCCTCAAGATTGCCCAGAGCCATCCAGATCGGCAGGTCGTTTTCTTCGCCGTTGGGTTCGAGACAACCGCCCCCGCCAACGCCATGGCGGTTTACCTTGCCCATCAGCAGAGCGTGACGAACTTTTCGATGTTGGTGTCCCATGTCCTGGTCCCACCGGCAATAGAGGCAATTTTGTCCTCACCGCGAAACCGTGTGCAAGGTTTTCTGGCAGCGGGGCATGTCTGCACGGTGGTGGGCTATGAGGAATACCTTCCGCTGGCGGCAAAATACCATGTGCCTTTCGTGGTGACAGGGTTTGAACCGCTGGACATATTGCATGGCATTTACATGACAGTGAAGCAGCTTGAGGAAGGGCGTGCCGAGGTTGAGAACCAATATGCACGCGCCGTTCGCCGTGAGGGGAACACACAGGCGCAGCGCATCGTAGGGGAAGTCTTTACCGTCGTCCACCGCACATGGCGGGGCATAGGGGAAATTCCCCGCAGCGGGCTAGGCTTGCGCCCTCCCTACACCGCCTTTGATGCTGAACAGCGTTTCGGCGTTGCTGATCAGCACAGCCCAGAAAGTAGCGAATGTGTCAGCGGGCTTGTGCTGCAAGGGGAGAAAAAACCCCATGAATGTCCCGCCTTTGGTATACGCTGTACCCCCGAACACCCCTTAGGGGCGACGATGGTGTCTACCGAGGGGGCGTGTGCCGCCTATTACCGTTATCGCCGCGTTGTTCATCCCGAAACGAGCCACGCATGATCACCTCACCCGTTGATCTCTCTGAATTCGCACTCACCTGCCCGCTGCCCATCAGCGATTATCCGGCTGTCCTTTTGGCACATGGCGGTGGCGGCAAACTGACCCACCAGTTGATTGAGCGAATGTTCGTCGCAACCTTTAAGAACACCCTCTTAGATGCCCGTCATGATGGCGCTGTTCTTCCCCCGCAAGGCGGCAGGTTGGCATTTTCGACGGATTCCTATGTAGTTAAACCGCTCTTTTTTCCCGGCGGCGATATTGGCACGTTAGCTGTCACTGGCACGGTGAACGACCTCGCCATGTGCGGCGCACGTCCGGCGTTCCTCAGCGCTGCCTTCATCATCGAAGAAGGGCTGCCGATGGAAACGCTCTGGCGGGTCGTCCAGTCTATGGCGCAAACGGCGCGGTTGGCGGGCGTCCAAATTGTCACGGGCGATACAAAGGTGGTGGATCGCGGCAAGGGCGATGAGCTTTTCATCACAACGGCAGGGACGGGGATCGTTGTGGGCGATCAGGTTATTTCGCCCCGCCGCGTTCAGCCCGGCGACGCTATTGTGGTGAGCGGCGACCTCGGACGACACGGCATGGCGATTATGGCGGCACGGGAGGGCTTGGCGTTCGAGAGCGCCATTGAGAGCGACTGCGCCCCGCTGACCGACCTTGTGTTCGCCTTGCTAGAAGGCGGCATTGAGGTTCACTGCCTGCGTGATTTGACACGCGGCGGGCTTGCCAGCGCCCTGGTGGAGATTGCCGAAGCCAGCGGATGGCGTATTCATATTCATGAAAAGGCAATCGCCGTTCGCGAGGATGTGCGCGGGGCGTGCGAGATTTTAGGACTCGATCCGCTCTATGTGGCGAACGAAGGGCGCTTCGTCGCCTTTATCGCCGGAAAAGATGTTGACCGTGCGCTCAGCCTTTTGCGCCGGCAGGCGGCGGGTAAGGACGCGGCGATTATTGGCGAGGTGCAACCCAAAGCCGATCATCTTGTGACGATGCGCAGTCTGATTGGGACGAATCGCATCGTTGATATGGTCAGCGGCGAACAGCTTCCGCGCATTTGTTAAGTTCATTGACAAGGTGAAGGGGCGGGCAATCCCTCCCCACCGAATTTTAGACAGTCTGATAAAGGTAAGGATAAAGATCATGGCTAAAAAATGGATTTACCTGTTTTCCGAGGGGAACGCAGAGATGCGCGATCTCTTAGGGGGAAAAGGCGCAGGGCTGGCGGAGATGACACGAACGGGCGTCCCCGTCCCGCCCGGTTTCACCATCACCACCGATGCCTGTAACGCTTATTATGATGCCGGACAGAAGTTCCCCGCCGGACTGTGGGAGCAGGTGGTTGCCTGTGTAGGGACGCTAGAAAAACAAACGGGGCGGCGCTTTGCCGATGCCGCCAACCCGCTGTTGGTTTCCGTTCGCAGCGGAGCGAAATTTTCTATGCCCGGAATGATGGATACCGTCCTTGATCTCGGCTTGAACGCAGAGACGCTGCAAGGGCTGGCAGAGCAGACGAAGAACCCTCGCTTTGCCTATGACGCTTACCGTCGCTTCATTCAGCTTTTCGGCAAGATTGTGCTTGGGGTGGATGGCAGTAAATTTGAGCGGGCGCTGACACGGCTGAAGAAACGCCGCCTCGATTCGGAACTGACCACAGAAGAATTGATCAAGCTCTCGGAAACCTTCAAGCAGATTGTCTACGATGAAACGGGCAGCGAGTTCCCCGAAGACCCCTATGCACAGCTTGAACAAGCCATTGCTGCCGTCTTTCGTTCATGGTTCGGGCGGCGTGCCATTGATTACCGCCGTCACAACCACATTCCCGATACGCTAGGGACGGCGGTCAATGTGCAGGCGATGGTTTTTGGGAACATGGGCGGTGACAGCGCCACAGGCGTTGCCTTTACCCGCAACCCTAGCACAGGCGAAGCCGACCTGTTCGGGGAATATTTGGTGAATGCGCAAGGTGAGGATGTGGTTGCCGGTATTCGGACGCCGCAGCCAATCGCCAAACTGAAAGAGGATATGCCCGCCGTCTACGAGCAGTTCAAGGGCATTGTCAACCAGCTTGAACAGCACTACACCGATATGCAGGACGTTGAATTCACCATCGAACGCGGCAAACTGTGGATGCTCCAAACGCGCACCGGAAAACGCACAGGATTGGCGGCGGTGCGGATCGCCGTTGAGATGGTTGAAGAAGGGCTGATCAGCAAGGCAACGGCTGTGCAGCGTGTTGATGCCGAATCGCTGAACCAACTGCTTCACCCAATGCTTGATCCGCACGCCCGCGCCCAGACAAAACCAATCGGGAAAGGCTTGCCCGCCTCCCCCGGTGCGGCTGTGGGCAAGGCGGTGTTCGATCCTGATGAGGCGGAAAAAATGGCGGCGCATGGGGAGCGCATTATCCTCATTCGCAATGAGACAACCCCTGAAGACTTACACGGGATGATCGCCGCCAAAGGACTTCTCACAGCGCATGGTGGGATGACCAGCCACGCGGCGGTGGTGGCACGCGGCATGGGGAAACCGTGTGTTGCCGGAGTGGGCGAACTGCATATCAATTACGCCACCCAGACGGCTGTCCTCGGTGATACGACGCTCAAAAAAGGGGATTGGCTAACCGTCAACGGGACAAGCGGGGAGCTTTTTATTGGGGCGCTGCCCGTTGTTGACCCGATCCTTTCCGATGAATTTACCATGCTCATGGCATGGGCGGATGAATTCCGCACGATGGGTGTGCGTACTAATGCTGATATTCCCCGTGATGCGAAGATTGCCCGCCAGTTTGGGGCGGAGGGGATCGGTCTGTGCCGCACGGAGCATATGTTCTTTGAAGGGGATCGGATTACCGCCATGCGCGAGATGATCCTTGCCGATACAGAGGAGGAACGGCGGGCGGCGCTGGCGAAGATCGAACCGCTTCAGCAGGGCGATTTTGAAGGGTTGTTCCGCGAGATGGACGGGCATCCAGTGATCATCCGCACGCTTGACCCGCCGCTCCATGAATTTTTGCCGCACGGCAACAACGATATTCGGACGCTGGCAGAAAAACTTGGGCTAAGTTTTCAGCGCGTGAAAACGCGGGTGGAAAGCCTTCAAGAGGCGAACCCCATGCTTGGTCTGCGCGGCTGCCGCTTGGGGATTTTGTACCCAGAGATCACCGAGATGCAGGCGCGTGCCATTTTCAATGCGGCGGTCACTGTCCAACGGGAAGGGATCACTGTCTACCCCGAAGTGATGATCCCGCTGGTGGCAACGGTTGCCGAGTTGAAAGAACAAGCTGACCTTGTGCGCCGCGTTGCCGAGGAAGTTCAAACCCTTACGGGTGCCTCGCTGGACTATAAAATTGGGACGATGATCGAACTTCCGCGTGCGGCGTTGGTTGCTCATAACATTGCGGAGGTGGCGGAGTTCTTCAGCTTTGGGACAAACGACCTCACCCAAACGACGCTTGGTCTCAGCCGTGATGATGCAGGGCGCTTCTTGCCCATGTATGTTGATCATAAAATCTTCAGCCAAGACCCCTTCGAGTCCATTGACCAAGAAGGTGTAGGGCAGTTGGTGCGTATGGCGACAGAACGCGGGCGGGCGACGAACCCCGCGTTGGAGGTGGGCATCTGTGGTGAACATGGCGGCAACCCCGCCAGTGTGATGTTCTTTTACGATGTGGGGTTGGATTACGTCAGTTGTTCCCCCTTCCGTGTCCCCGTCGCCAAACTTGCGGCGGCGCAAGCGGCACTAGCCGCACAGGGGGCGTTGGTAAAGATCGATAAGTAACCCCCGATAACGTCCGGCGCGGTTGTGTTTCTCCAGACGAACGCGCCGGAGGGTATGTGAGCGGCTGAATTGTCCTCAGCGCCGCAGCCACCCGCCACCAGCATGAATGGCGATCACCCGCCCCGTGTTTTCGGTGATTGTCATGACGCCCTCTTGTGAGGCATTACCCTCCATCGTCGTCTGGTAGGCATATTCCGTCCCTAACGCCCATCCCAAGCGATCTCGGACGTTGGGTTGTGTTCGCCAGACTAAGCCAAACCCCCGTATCGGCTGAAGGACACCCTCTGGCGGGGTGATGCCCGGATCGCTTTCGGCGTCCCCCTCGCGGAATTGATCGGGGAAGGACGTCCACTCGCCGCCCTCATAGAGGACATAAATCCGGTTTTGACTCTGCACCCAGAGCATCAGCCCGCGTTGGAAGGGTTGTTGGGCGACCAAGCCGGGCAAGATCGCGCCGGAGGGGGGGGCGCTGGCGCAGCCCATGACTGGATCGGGAAGCGTGCCATCGGGGCAGGCAAGGGCAACGCTCAAGGTTTGTGTCAGCGGGCTTGATTCCGACCCGGCGAGGAGCGTAAAACGCACCTCGATCTTCGCCGTTTGGGGGATGGTCACTTGGAGCGTCCCCGTCCCCGGCACTACCCATGATTGATCCCGTTCACCTTCGGCAACCTCGCGGAAGATCGTCCCCATTTTGACGCCCTCTAGCGACCAGGCAAGGGTGATTGTGCTGCCCGGTTGGGTCGTTAGTGCATCAGCGGTGAAATAGTTGATGCGCACTGTGCCGCCGACAATACCTCCCCCTTCAAGGGTTGGCGTGTAAGGCAACGGAGAGGGGGCAAAGCCTAAAAGCGGCGTGGGCGACGCACCAAAGGTGGGCGTGGGGGGAATGATTTTCGTCGGGGAGGGGACGCCCGTCGGCTCAATGCGTGTGGCGGAAGGAATGGGGGTGATCGAGGGCGTCAGGGTTGGGCGGACAGTGGGCAAGATCGGCTCTACCGCCGCCCCACACCCGGCTAGGCTGAAGCCAACGATCAAGAGGCACAGTACCCCGACACAGCGCACAGGACGATGACCGGGGAAAGGCATAGCGCACACCGCTTTTAGGGTTAGTCGGCTGGTGGCGGGACGGGCAGTTCTGTTTCGGGAATGGCTTTGTATTTCTCCCCGATCTCCACCAACATACGCGGGATGCCGTCTACAATCGGGTATTTGCAGCCGCTGTCGTCGCAAACCAACCAGCAGCCATGAACAAGGCGGAGTTTGCCGGGGTCGTTGCCCTTATCTTGGTAGTGAACAGCGACAGGGCAGCGTAGAATGGCGAGAAAATCGGGCGCAATGCCTGTAGGTTTGTTGCTCATGGGTGATTCTAGTATCCATTTTAGCGCGTTTGCTTCAGATAGCCTGTCAGATTATCAAAACGTTAGAGCTTACGCAGTTGACCTTGTTTCCCCTGTAGTCATCGAAACATCGAAAGGGAATGTTTGAGGGAGCTTCCCCCTCAAACACCTCATTCCCCCTCTCTCCTCGTGGGGAGAGGGGGGTAGGCGGTGAAGGCAACTGCGTAACGTCTAAAAGTATAACGCAAGTGTAGGGTAAGCACAGAGACAAGACCTCCCACTGGCGCTCCGGCGCTTACAACAAGCGATAGAGGCGATCCGAAACGTAGAGAACGGCGACCTCCGTCCCAACTTTGGGTAATGCCGTTTTGCGAAGATCGTCGCGGTCTTCGCGCAGGATGCCGATCACCTCGCGCTGATCGGGAGTGCGGAATTTGTAATGGAGGGTCACAATGTAGCTTGCTCCGCGCTCTAACGCCTCTGCTTTTGTGATCTCCCCACGCAGCACCATGCCCCGCCGTTCAAAGTGACGGTTACGCAGGCTGATAAGGACGGCACGCCCCGTCAGGATTGCCGCTCCTGCCGCCGGCACAATGCCGATGATCAATGCCAGATCAAGATCAATGGGGATCAGTTGTTGGAAGGCAAGGGTAGATCGGCGGGGATTTTCTGGGAGGTATTTGATGTAGATCGCCGCCCCCTCGGTGAACGCCTCAAAGGTAGCGCGATCTATATCCGCCTCACCGCTGAATGATTCCCCTTGCGCGGTGGTAAAGGCAAAGGTGACCAGCCAACGATCAACTGCCCCCCGCAAGGACGTTAGTTGCGAGCGCCCGGTGACTGTGGCGGGAAGGGTAATCGCCCGCGCTTCGGCGTCGGCGCTTTGACGGACGGTGCGAACGCCCTCCAAAACTGCGCCGAAGGTACACAAGGCAGCGATCACCACCGCGCCAAGCGCCACTAACCAATGCCCCCCCAAGCTGACACGATCCCGCGCCGTCCCCTGCACGATTCCATA from Anaerolineales bacterium carries:
- a CDS encoding pyruvate, phosphate dikinase; the encoded protein is MAKKWIYLFSEGNAEMRDLLGGKGAGLAEMTRTGVPVPPGFTITTDACNAYYDAGQKFPAGLWEQVVACVGTLEKQTGRRFADAANPLLVSVRSGAKFSMPGMMDTVLDLGLNAETLQGLAEQTKNPRFAYDAYRRFIQLFGKIVLGVDGSKFERALTRLKKRRLDSELTTEELIKLSETFKQIVYDETGSEFPEDPYAQLEQAIAAVFRSWFGRRAIDYRRHNHIPDTLGTAVNVQAMVFGNMGGDSATGVAFTRNPSTGEADLFGEYLVNAQGEDVVAGIRTPQPIAKLKEDMPAVYEQFKGIVNQLEQHYTDMQDVEFTIERGKLWMLQTRTGKRTGLAAVRIAVEMVEEGLISKATAVQRVDAESLNQLLHPMLDPHARAQTKPIGKGLPASPGAAVGKAVFDPDEAEKMAAHGERIILIRNETTPEDLHGMIAAKGLLTAHGGMTSHAAVVARGMGKPCVAGVGELHINYATQTAVLGDTTLKKGDWLTVNGTSGELFIGALPVVDPILSDEFTMLMAWADEFRTMGVRTNADIPRDAKIARQFGAEGIGLCRTEHMFFEGDRITAMREMILADTEEERRAALAKIEPLQQGDFEGLFREMDGHPVIIRTLDPPLHEFLPHGNNDIRTLAEKLGLSFQRVKTRVESLQEANPMLGLRGCRLGILYPEITEMQARAIFNAAVTVQREGITVYPEVMIPLVATVAELKEQADLVRRVAEEVQTLTGASLDYKIGTMIELPRAALVAHNIAEVAEFFSFGTNDLTQTTLGLSRDDAGRFLPMYVDHKIFSQDPFESIDQEGVGQLVRMATERGRATNPALEVGICGEHGGNPASVMFFYDVGLDYVSCSPFRVPVAKLAAAQAALAAQGALVKIDK